In Epinephelus lanceolatus isolate andai-2023 chromosome 7, ASM4190304v1, whole genome shotgun sequence, the genomic stretch ACTGAAAACGGCTTGACTGCTTTTGGACTGGATGCCTAATCACTCAAAGGTAAAATTAATTCTTTAAATAGAccaaaattatatatttattctagtttgatttgttttttattatttattctataATTAATGCATTCCCCTGGTGCACCGGACCGTAATAGGTGATTTAAGATTCCTGTAAAACAATTGCAACTTAAATTAAGATGACACTTTTTCATGAAATGTTTCAAAAATTTATTTCAGTCATTAATACACAATCGATGTTTCTAAGGAACCCATTAAGCAGCCAGAACATTACAACGCCCTCATATGTATTTCATTACTGCCCAACTTCAAGAGTGGTGTAATGTATTTTTGCTGTGATTAGTTATCAAGTAGGACAGCTAATAAACACTGCAGCCAGCTAAAGATTACCATGCATTACTGTGTCCATAAAAGGCAGCTGAATTTTGAAtgctgtctgttttgttttatttccagcCGACCTTGGAAAACTGAAAGGAGGGAAGTGAAATTGTGTGACGCAAGGGTACATCCAGTTCCATAATGGCAATCCCAAATGACCTCTCCCTTTTCAACTCCACCTCCTCCCTTTATTCAGCAACAAAGATTGAACCTAACACCTCTCTGGCCCCCTCTGCTCCCCACTGCCCGGACTGGCCTCCCATACCCATGACCATAGTTATCCCCGCCATCTACAGCGTTATCTGCGTGCTGGGAACCATAGCCAACGCCCTGGCAGTGTGCGTGTTGGCCCATGCCAGCGCCTCAAGGAGAACTGTTGCTAACACTTTCATGCTGAACCTGTGTGTATCCGACCTGCTGTTCCTGCTGTCTCTCCCGCTGTGGGCCGTCTACTACTCCCAGGGCTACAGCTGGCCCTTTGGCTGGGTTGCCTGCAAAGTCTGCGGAGCTCTCCACAATCTCAACCTCTACGCGTCCATCTTCTTCATCACATGCATGAGCATAGACCGCTACCTGGCCATTGTGCATCCGCTCCGCTCCCAGAGTGCACGAGACCCCAAGCGTGCCCGGCTTACATGCATCCTGGTGTGGGTGCTGGCATGTGCTTGCTCGGCCCCCATCTTTTACCTGAGGAACACTTACCACCTGGAGAGGCTTGGCGTGGAGGCCTGTGTGATTGACTATCCTGATGATACCTGGTATATGACCCTGGTCTGGATGAAGATGTGTCTGGCCTTTCTGCTGCCACTGCTTGTCATCTCTTGTTGCTACTGTGCTATAGGTAGACATTTGTTGGCTGATACAGGGCTGGTAAGAATGCAGAATGTGTCACACCCCAACATGCCCTCTTTTAAATCACTGGAGTCCAGGGACGGTTGCAGTAGACCAGACAGACCCCCGACTCCCTGCGTGAGCCCCAGCTTTAGCGCGAGCAGACCCCTGGAGGGCAGG encodes the following:
- the LOC117260717 gene encoding type-2 angiotensin II receptor-like, giving the protein MAIPNDLSLFNSTSSLYSATKIEPNTSLAPSAPHCPDWPPIPMTIVIPAIYSVICVLGTIANALAVCVLAHASASRRTVANTFMLNLCVSDLLFLLSLPLWAVYYSQGYSWPFGWVACKVCGALHNLNLYASIFFITCMSIDRYLAIVHPLRSQSARDPKRARLTCILVWVLACACSAPIFYLRNTYHLERLGVEACVIDYPDDTWYMTLVWMKMCLAFLLPLLVISCCYCAIGRHLLADTGLVRMQNVSHPNMPSFKSLESRDGCSRPDRPPTPCVSPSFSASRPLEGRGLERVLWTVAAVVVAFFLCWFPFHCVTFLDVLMSDGWLDGCGIDWTIHNLTPLTLCLGFSNSAINPVLYCFIGNHFRGRLGGLCKGLCVRMKVRGDDHSQKRGSFSTRLSSFSRKLSDLKDLAIVEPSGSA